In the Solibacillus sp. FSL K6-1523 genome, one interval contains:
- a CDS encoding methyl-accepting chemotaxis protein yields MIDELKKKDLYEKNTILMIVYGIAAGLGGIAQLILDRPIGIALSLFIPGFIALVYFLIQRQIHVLRPYFPYVVLLAGVVSIYGTIIANKVTLATIVLSIFILILGSVHNKITILIFGYIGSTIGLIFNFTMDTGGFAVDPANVFVVQTLMAVALLSQVRQNKKMLVNVEQLMEDANERAVHEVALHQRLEASVQGITSKLALITDSTNNASASNQQMMASIKEVSVGSHKQSDYVGSIVQNTAATTSEIENMGEELRGIINEAEHTSKSAVDGANVMNRLKNEIDQFTEFFDELNTSFQSLSGKITETNDFATSIQKITEQTNLLALNASIEAARAGEHGKGFAVVAEEIRKLAGITDDTVSKIDQNLAQVNLFNKETLNRLQSGIAHIANQVQMVEHSNSTFTDLFSAMKNLQQRLEQFSSSAESIEMNSKSIETATNEFAAIIEQSSVAIDELSIVLEKVNQEQHMITDNIEDTYQQALKIIA; encoded by the coding sequence ATGATAGATGAACTTAAGAAAAAGGACCTTTATGAGAAAAATACAATTTTAATGATTGTTTACGGAATTGCTGCAGGTTTAGGAGGAATTGCACAACTTATTCTCGACCGTCCAATCGGTATTGCACTCTCTTTATTCATCCCTGGTTTTATTGCACTTGTCTATTTCTTAATCCAACGACAAATTCATGTATTACGACCATATTTCCCATATGTCGTTTTACTTGCAGGCGTAGTCTCGATTTACGGGACAATCATCGCAAACAAAGTGACGCTCGCTACAATTGTTTTAAGTATTTTTATCCTTATTTTAGGCAGTGTTCATAATAAAATTACTATTTTAATATTTGGCTATATTGGTTCAACAATCGGTTTAATTTTTAATTTTACAATGGATACAGGTGGTTTCGCGGTGGATCCTGCCAATGTTTTTGTCGTGCAAACATTAATGGCAGTAGCTCTCCTTTCACAAGTTCGTCAAAATAAGAAAATGCTTGTCAATGTCGAACAGCTTATGGAAGATGCAAATGAACGTGCGGTACATGAAGTCGCATTACACCAACGATTAGAAGCCTCAGTTCAAGGTATTACTTCCAAATTAGCACTTATTACAGATAGTACGAACAATGCAAGTGCTTCCAATCAGCAAATGATGGCTTCGATTAAAGAAGTGAGTGTCGGTTCCCATAAACAATCGGATTATGTTGGATCGATTGTGCAAAATACAGCAGCAACTACATCTGAAATTGAAAATATGGGTGAAGAACTCCGCGGGATTATTAATGAAGCTGAGCATACGAGTAAAAGTGCCGTGGACGGTGCCAATGTGATGAATCGTTTAAAAAATGAAATTGATCAATTTACGGAGTTTTTCGATGAGCTAAATACATCATTCCAATCTCTTTCAGGAAAAATTACGGAAACAAATGATTTTGCCACATCGATTCAAAAAATTACCGAGCAAACGAATCTACTCGCATTAAACGCATCGATTGAAGCAGCTAGAGCAGGAGAACACGGGAAAGGTTTTGCTGTTGTAGCTGAAGAAATTCGAAAACTGGCGGGCATTACAGATGATACGGTCAGCAAAATCGATCAAAACTTAGCGCAAGTTAATTTATTTAATAAGGAAACGCTCAATCGTCTACAAAGTGGAATTGCTCATATCGCGAATCAAGTGCAAATGGTGGAACATTCGAATTCAACGTTCACCGATTTGTTTAGCGCAATGAAAAATTTACAGCAAAGACTTGAACAATTTTCAAGCAGTGCAGAGTCCATTGAGATGAATAGTAAGTCCATTGAAACGGCAACGAATGAGTTTGCGGCAATCATTGAACAAAGCTCCGTTGCGATTGACGAGTTAAGTATTGTGCTTGAAAAAGTTAACCAAGAGCAACACATGATTACCGATAATATCGAGGACACTTATCAACAAGCACTTAAAATTATTGCTTAA
- a CDS encoding GTPase produces the protein MNIEVKNELLNLPSLKFTVDEIVFDHIDTKPNWSKAYSMLDELLQKMANNYNTTIQRNNGEIPKSSTYWVLYMDIAAKLIYFTGLSHAHLIDEQDDEAKLHIVKLYQKSAACLPNATLENNEEFIEELQKSIEEIIPQKDVATEITTNHSIEECLAEFYTLTKTYE, from the coding sequence ATGAATATTGAAGTTAAAAATGAGTTGCTAAATTTGCCAAGCTTGAAATTTACAGTGGATGAAATAGTATTTGATCATATTGATACAAAACCGAATTGGTCAAAAGCGTATTCAATGTTAGACGAACTTTTACAAAAAATGGCAAATAATTATAATACGACCATTCAAAGAAATAATGGGGAAATTCCAAAAAGCTCAACGTACTGGGTACTTTATATGGATATTGCGGCAAAGCTTATTTATTTCACAGGCTTATCACACGCACATTTAATTGATGAACAGGATGATGAAGCGAAATTGCATATTGTCAAACTGTATCAAAAAAGTGCTGCTTGCTTGCCAAACGCTACATTAGAAAATAATGAAGAGTTTATCGAAGAGCTACAAAAAAGTATTGAGGAAATTATTCCTCAAAAAGATGTAGCAACTGAAATCACGACAAATCACTCAATTGAAGAGTGTTTAGCAGAATTTTATACATTAACGAAAACATACGAATAA
- a CDS encoding tRNA threonylcarbamoyladenosine dehydratase produces the protein MLHQFSRNELAIGTEGLEQLKNKTVAILGIGGVGSFAAEACARSGVGRIVLVDKDNVDITNVNRQLVAYLSTVGKSKSGIMKERIADINPACEVIDMHMFYTDETYEQFFELGIDYVIDASDTVMYKIHVIKECLKRQIPIISSMGAANKMDPTRFKIADISKTHTDPLAKVIRTKLRKEGIPKGVPVIFSDESPIVVRPDVVEQVGKPDAQIRKAQMPPSSNAFVPSVVGLFAASWVINTILKDVKITRVGD, from the coding sequence ATGTTACATCAATTTTCGCGTAATGAATTGGCGATTGGTACAGAAGGATTAGAGCAATTAAAAAATAAAACAGTTGCGATTTTAGGAATTGGTGGCGTTGGGTCATTTGCGGCTGAAGCTTGTGCACGTAGCGGAGTGGGGCGTATCGTATTAGTTGATAAAGACAATGTTGATATTACGAATGTCAATCGTCAACTTGTTGCCTATTTATCAACAGTTGGAAAATCAAAATCAGGCATTATGAAGGAACGAATTGCCGACATAAATCCAGCGTGTGAAGTGATTGATATGCATATGTTTTATACAGATGAAACATACGAGCAATTTTTTGAATTAGGCATTGATTATGTCATTGATGCTTCCGATACAGTGATGTATAAAATTCACGTTATTAAAGAATGTTTAAAGCGTCAAATTCCAATTATCTCAAGCATGGGTGCAGCAAATAAAATGGACCCGACGCGCTTTAAAATTGCGGATATTTCAAAAACGCATACCGATCCACTTGCGAAGGTGATTCGTACAAAGCTTCGTAAAGAGGGCATTCCAAAAGGCGTGCCAGTTATCTTTTCAGATGAATCGCCAATTGTCGTTCGTCCGGATGTAGTGGAGCAAGTAGGGAAGCCGGATGCACAAATTCGCAAAGCCCAAATGCCACCTTCGTCAAACGCATTTGTTCCGTCTGTAGTAGGTTTATTTGCGGCGAGCTGGGTTATTAATACGATTTTAAAAGATGTCAAAATTACCCGCGTTGGAGATTAA
- the cymR gene encoding cysteine metabolism transcriptional regulator CymR produces MKISTKGRYGLTIMIELAKHYGEGPTPLRQIAADKKLSEAYLEQLVSPLRNAGLVKSVRGAYGGYMLAHKPADISAADVIRVLEGPIQPVEGIENEEAPQRELWGRIRDAVKNVLDTTSIEDLAKYTDSDVMDGYMFYI; encoded by the coding sequence ATGAAAATTTCGACAAAAGGCCGTTATGGTTTAACGATTATGATTGAATTAGCTAAACATTACGGAGAAGGACCGACTCCACTCCGCCAAATTGCTGCTGACAAAAAATTATCCGAAGCTTACTTAGAACAACTTGTGTCGCCACTGCGAAATGCGGGATTAGTAAAAAGTGTTCGTGGAGCATACGGGGGCTATATGTTAGCACATAAACCAGCCGATATTTCTGCCGCAGACGTTATTCGCGTGTTGGAAGGACCGATTCAACCAGTAGAGGGAATCGAAAATGAGGAAGCACCTCAGCGTGAATTATGGGGAAGAATTCGTGATGCTGTGAAAAATGTACTCGATACGACATCTATTGAAGATTTAGCGAAATATACCGATTCAGATGTAATGGATGGTTATATGTTTTATATTTAA
- the mnmA gene encoding tRNA 2-thiouridine(34) synthase MnmA encodes MVETRDPSQIRVVVGMSGGVDSSVAAYLLKQQGYDVIGIFMKNWDDTDEFGVCTATEDYEDVIAVCNQIGIPYYAVNFEKQYWDKVFTYFLEEYKAGRTPNPDVMCNKEIKFKAFLEHAMNLGADYLATGHYARVDRTEDEVFMLRGIDNNKDQTYFLNQLTQAQLEKVMFPIGHLPKPEVRKIAEEAGLATAKKKDSTGICFIGERNFKEFLGQYLPAQPGNMETFEGQLMGKHDGLMYYTLGQRHGLGIGGDGEPWFVLGKDLERNVLYVGQGFHHETLYSEALSAVKMSYTTKAPKSGTFSCTAKFRYRQEDSPVEVTMREDGTAYIAFAEPVRAITPGQAVVLYDGDICLGGGTIDEVFKNNEKLTYVG; translated from the coding sequence ATGGTAGAAACAAGAGATCCATCACAAATCCGAGTAGTCGTAGGTATGTCTGGCGGGGTAGATTCCTCAGTAGCAGCTTATTTATTAAAGCAACAAGGCTATGATGTTATCGGAATTTTTATGAAAAACTGGGACGATACAGATGAATTTGGTGTATGTACAGCGACGGAAGACTATGAAGATGTTATCGCCGTATGTAATCAAATCGGAATCCCTTATTATGCAGTGAACTTTGAAAAACAATATTGGGATAAAGTATTTACTTATTTCCTAGAAGAATATAAAGCAGGACGCACACCGAATCCAGATGTAATGTGCAATAAAGAAATTAAATTCAAAGCGTTTTTAGAGCATGCAATGAATTTAGGTGCGGATTATTTAGCAACGGGGCATTATGCACGTGTGGATCGTACAGAAGACGAGGTATTCATGCTGCGCGGTATCGATAATAATAAAGACCAAACGTACTTCTTAAATCAATTGACACAGGCACAGCTTGAAAAAGTTATGTTCCCAATCGGTCATTTACCAAAACCAGAAGTGCGTAAAATTGCGGAAGAAGCAGGTCTTGCAACAGCTAAGAAAAAGGATTCTACAGGCATTTGCTTTATCGGAGAACGCAACTTTAAAGAGTTTTTAGGTCAATACTTACCAGCACAGCCTGGCAATATGGAAACATTTGAAGGGCAACTGATGGGCAAGCATGATGGACTTATGTATTATACTTTAGGGCAACGTCACGGCTTAGGTATTGGTGGAGACGGTGAACCTTGGTTTGTATTAGGGAAAGATTTAGAACGCAATGTGTTATATGTGGGACAAGGCTTCCATCATGAAACGCTTTATTCAGAAGCGTTATCTGCAGTGAAAATGAGCTATACAACGAAAGCGCCAAAGTCAGGTACATTCAGCTGTACAGCAAAATTCCGTTATCGCCAAGAAGATTCTCCAGTAGAAGTAACAATGCGCGAAGATGGGACAGCCTATATTGCATTTGCTGAACCAGTCCGTGCGATTACACCTGGACAAGCAGTCGTTTTATACGACGGAGATATTTGTTTAGGTGGCGGTACAATCGATGAAGTATTTAAGAATAACGAAAAATTAACATATGTAGGTTAA
- a CDS encoding ATPase, with protein sequence MYKDVRKEDCLFLNSEQQFNQFLELADELELFTLILPIKKYYLHKAQLLYDIWCILSKPKEKRIENPENVMIFCIRNSFMKMIENYPMKRYIQKAALENGRLAYVCAIYILKAVNDYFTVKITSNESLASNFEMIESYKSRGIRAYYNEQYQGAGKYPKDLARLQRKITTEINEIYQINMQSFHWYMNEIVDEAERVYEAVFGLVNDWGGRVP encoded by the coding sequence ATGTACAAGGATGTAAGAAAAGAGGATTGTTTATTTTTAAATTCCGAACAACAATTTAATCAATTTCTTGAACTGGCAGATGAATTAGAATTGTTCACTTTAATTCTTCCTATAAAAAAATATTACCTCCATAAAGCACAACTATTATATGATATTTGGTGCATTCTATCGAAGCCTAAAGAAAAGAGAATTGAAAACCCCGAAAATGTGATGATTTTCTGCATTAGAAATAGTTTTATGAAAATGATTGAAAATTATCCAATGAAACGATATATCCAAAAAGCGGCGTTAGAAAATGGAAGGTTGGCTTATGTTTGTGCTATTTATATTTTAAAAGCAGTAAATGATTATTTTACAGTAAAAATCACCTCTAATGAAAGTTTGGCTTCCAATTTTGAAATGATTGAAAGTTACAAATCCAGAGGTATTCGAGCATATTATAATGAACAATATCAAGGTGCTGGAAAATATCCAAAAGATTTAGCGCGATTGCAAAGAAAGATTACAACGGAAATCAATGAAATTTATCAGATTAATATGCAAAGTTTCCACTGGTATATGAATGAAATTGTAGATGAGGCGGAAAGAGTTTACGAAGCTGTATTTGGGTTGGTTAATGATTGGGGGGGAAGAGTTCCATGA
- a CDS encoding cysteine desulfurase family protein gives MNTIYLDHAATSPVAPEVIEAFATSMAELHGNASSIHTDGRNARKALDEARASLAKKINAKMTEIIFTSGGTEADNTAIFGTAYARAAEGKHIITTQIEHHAVLHACEKLEREGFDVTYLPVDATGRVRTEDVQQALREDTILVTIMFGNNEVGTIQPIAEIGALLKDHPATFHTDAVQAFGLEAIDVIAMHIDLLSVSAHKMNGPKGIGFLYAKQDVKFASFMHGGSQEKKRRAGTENVPAAVAFAKAAQLASEKQARRNEQYKQFKAILIEEFKAADISFQVNGHPTEALSHVFNVTFPGTDVESFLINLDMAGVLVSSGSACTAGSIDPSHVLVAMFGTEAPELRSSIRFSFGLGLTDEIVREAGKRTAAIVNRLLK, from the coding sequence ATGAACACAATTTATCTTGATCATGCAGCCACATCTCCAGTTGCGCCAGAAGTAATTGAAGCATTCGCAACATCAATGGCTGAACTACACGGAAATGCATCAAGTATCCATACAGATGGGCGCAATGCACGAAAAGCACTGGATGAGGCACGTGCATCATTAGCGAAAAAAATAAATGCTAAAATGACGGAAATTATTTTCACAAGTGGTGGTACGGAAGCAGATAACACCGCTATTTTTGGGACAGCCTATGCGCGCGCTGCGGAAGGCAAACATATTATTACAACACAAATTGAACACCATGCCGTATTACATGCTTGTGAAAAGCTGGAGCGTGAAGGGTTTGATGTGACGTATTTACCGGTTGATGCAACAGGGCGTGTTCGTACCGAGGACGTTCAACAAGCACTGCGCGAGGATACGATTTTAGTGACAATTATGTTTGGCAATAATGAAGTTGGAACGATTCAACCAATTGCTGAAATTGGGGCACTATTAAAAGACCATCCTGCAACATTCCATACCGATGCCGTTCAAGCTTTTGGTTTAGAAGCAATTGATGTAATTGCGATGCATATTGATTTATTAAGTGTATCCGCCCATAAAATGAATGGACCAAAGGGCATTGGTTTTTTATATGCAAAGCAAGATGTGAAGTTCGCAAGCTTTATGCATGGCGGCTCACAGGAGAAAAAACGTCGTGCGGGTACTGAAAATGTTCCAGCGGCAGTCGCATTTGCAAAGGCAGCACAGCTCGCTAGTGAAAAACAGGCGAGGCGTAACGAGCAATACAAGCAATTTAAAGCAATTTTAATCGAAGAATTTAAAGCGGCAGACATTTCTTTTCAGGTGAATGGGCATCCGACTGAAGCATTATCGCATGTTTTCAATGTGACTTTCCCAGGAACAGATGTTGAATCTTTTTTAATCAATTTAGATATGGCAGGAGTGCTTGTATCAAGTGGTTCGGCTTGTACAGCAGGCTCCATTGACCCATCACATGTATTAGTTGCGATGTTTGGTACGGAGGCGCCAGAACTTCGTAGTTCCATTCGCTTCAGTTTTGGGTTAGGATTAACAGATGAAATCGTTCGCGAAGCAGGTAAGCGTACAGCGGCTATCGTGAATCGACTTCTGAAATAA
- a CDS encoding tetratricopeptide repeat protein, protein MKVDYNEIGIKAFQEKRYEDAGQAFTQAIEENPEDAVGYVNFGTLLAAMNDVERAERFFQKAITVDEKAATAFYGLANLYYEADRYMEAAKLYQKAIDAGIEGADAYYMLAKCFEREEQYKLALPFMQRAAELAPKDIQIRLAYGILLCTLEMFDFAKPELEFVIEEDWNNADAHYNLGVLYAVSTQDTEKAQYHLKQAFTLQPEFDQARYIYDMISQRVN, encoded by the coding sequence ATGAAAGTAGATTACAATGAAATCGGTATTAAAGCATTCCAAGAAAAACGCTATGAAGATGCAGGGCAAGCATTCACGCAAGCAATCGAGGAAAACCCGGAAGATGCGGTTGGTTACGTTAACTTTGGGACATTATTAGCGGCGATGAATGATGTGGAGCGTGCAGAGCGATTTTTTCAAAAAGCGATTACCGTTGATGAAAAAGCAGCAACTGCTTTTTATGGTTTAGCAAATCTTTATTATGAAGCAGATCGCTATATGGAGGCGGCAAAATTATATCAAAAAGCAATTGATGCTGGTATTGAAGGCGCAGATGCTTACTATATGTTAGCGAAATGTTTTGAGCGTGAAGAACAATACAAATTAGCTTTACCGTTTATGCAACGAGCGGCTGAACTGGCACCGAAAGATATTCAAATTCGTTTAGCCTATGGTATTTTACTATGCACATTAGAAATGTTTGATTTTGCAAAACCAGAGCTTGAATTTGTCATTGAAGAAGACTGGAATAATGCAGATGCCCATTATAACTTAGGTGTCCTTTATGCTGTTTCGACGCAAGATACTGAAAAAGCACAATATCATTTGAAGCAGGCCTTTACGCTGCAACCCGAGTTTGATCAAGCACGTTATATTTATGACATGATTAGCCAGCGCGTAAATTAA
- a CDS encoding asparaginase — MGFETFVKEYRGGILENIHIGQLSCVNEAKEEIYSVGQNHEPVYFRSASKPFQAIPIFLTGAIQKWGITPEESALFMASQRGEIYHQDRLQSLLKKLPFKEEQLICAASYPLNESAKEHYIQARYEKRKLYHNCAGKHLGFLTACLANDYPLANYCDINHPLQQQIKSCIMELSEVGEEQLIIGVDGCGAPNFAIPLRNMAIAYLKLANPHLIEDEKMRSAISQIVDVMNGYPNMIASENFICTTLLMDSNIVAKGGAQGVYCFSLKKEKLSFVFKIMNGSEMPWSIIIANLLEQIDYANKETIENVKAIRSKHIKNDAGVVVGEVVSSIQLTT; from the coding sequence GTGGGCTTCGAAACGTTTGTAAAAGAATATCGCGGTGGCATTTTGGAAAATATTCATATCGGTCAACTTAGCTGTGTGAATGAAGCGAAAGAAGAAATTTACTCGGTTGGGCAAAATCATGAACCCGTTTATTTTCGATCCGCATCGAAACCATTTCAAGCCATTCCGATCTTTTTAACTGGCGCAATTCAGAAATGGGGCATAACGCCAGAGGAAAGTGCGCTTTTTATGGCTTCACAGCGAGGCGAAATCTATCATCAAGACCGATTACAATCACTGTTGAAAAAACTGCCATTTAAAGAAGAACAGTTAATTTGTGCCGCTTCTTATCCATTGAATGAAAGCGCAAAAGAGCACTATATACAAGCGCGGTACGAAAAAAGGAAATTATATCATAATTGTGCAGGGAAACATTTAGGCTTTTTAACGGCTTGCTTGGCGAATGATTATCCACTAGCAAATTATTGTGACATCAATCATCCGTTGCAGCAACAAATAAAAAGTTGCATTATGGAATTGAGTGAAGTAGGGGAAGAACAGCTAATTATAGGTGTGGATGGTTGTGGAGCACCGAATTTCGCTATCCCACTTCGAAATATGGCGATTGCTTATTTAAAGTTAGCGAATCCCCATTTAATAGAAGATGAAAAAATGAGAAGCGCAATTAGTCAAATTGTAGATGTAATGAACGGCTATCCAAATATGATTGCGTCTGAGAACTTTATATGCACTACTTTGCTAATGGACTCGAACATTGTAGCAAAAGGTGGCGCACAAGGGGTCTATTGCTTTTCCTTAAAGAAGGAAAAATTGAGCTTTGTATTTAAAATTATGAATGGTTCAGAAATGCCTTGGTCGATTATCATTGCTAATTTATTAGAACAAATTGATTATGCGAATAAAGAGACAATCGAAAATGTAAAAGCAATTCGCTCAAAACATATTAAAAATGACGCGGGCGTTGTGGTCGGAGAAGTTGTCTCATCCATCCAGCTCACTACGTAA
- a CDS encoding DUF3231 family protein, which yields MGILSGNSKDEPLHYGEVFSIWTNLAANYGMIAGYQTFYNHAGDKDLKIIIEEFIQGAKEEVKPLEKILKVNGVALPPAPPERPDAKLEDIPPGAKFNDPEISAALSLDAAACLVACSQAMGMSIREDIGLMYGQFHTAKALLGAKLLRLNKEKGWLVPPPLHVNHPEK from the coding sequence ATGGGTATTTTAAGCGGTAATTCAAAAGACGAGCCATTACATTATGGTGAGGTATTTAGTATTTGGACAAATCTTGCTGCAAACTATGGCATGATTGCTGGGTATCAAACATTTTATAATCATGCTGGTGATAAAGACTTGAAAATAATTATAGAAGAATTTATTCAAGGTGCCAAAGAGGAAGTTAAGCCTTTAGAAAAGATTCTAAAAGTAAATGGCGTTGCATTACCTCCCGCACCTCCTGAACGTCCAGATGCAAAACTAGAAGATATCCCTCCTGGTGCAAAATTTAATGATCCCGAAATCAGTGCTGCATTATCATTAGACGCTGCTGCTTGTTTAGTTGCATGCAGTCAAGCAATGGGTATGTCTATTAGAGAAGACATTGGTTTAATGTATGGTCAATTCCATACAGCTAAAGCACTGCTTGGCGCAAAGCTATTACGCCTTAATAAGGAAAAAGGTTGGCTAGTACCCCCACCATTACATGTAAATCATCCAGAAAAGTAA
- a CDS encoding replication-associated recombination protein A, with amino-acid sequence MQNEPLAYKMRPRNLREIVGQQQIIGPETPLFKMIEKGHVPSMLLYGPPGVGKTSIANAIAGSSHLPFFSLNATHAGKKDIEQIVMDARMSGKVILFLDEIHRFNKLQQDTLLPHVENGSIVLIGATTENPFHDVNPAIRSRCGEILQLERLTTVDVLDLLKLALTDDLRGLGHIAIDATDEQLERIANASNGDARKALTLLESVYYASDEVDGVTQLNDNAIDALAKRIGVFGDKGGSHFYNLLSALQKSVRGSDVNAALYYLAHLLENGDLIAVCRRLLVMAYEDVGLANPAVGTNVQAATEAAVKLGLPEARIPLATAVVEMCLSDKSNSAYQALDAAISAIHEGKTGAIPNHLKDAHYAGAKELGHVGYQYPHDSPIGTFGGWVNQQYLPDELISMEFYKPVIAGEEKRMAAIYEKLKAFKR; translated from the coding sequence ATGCAAAACGAGCCACTCGCATATAAAATGAGGCCACGCAATTTACGGGAAATCGTTGGACAGCAACAAATTATCGGTCCTGAAACCCCGCTTTTTAAAATGATTGAAAAAGGACATGTTCCTTCCATGTTATTGTATGGCCCTCCCGGTGTAGGAAAAACATCGATCGCCAATGCCATTGCAGGCAGCTCCCATTTGCCCTTTTTTTCTTTAAATGCGACACACGCTGGAAAAAAGGATATCGAACAAATTGTGATGGATGCACGGATGAGTGGAAAAGTTATTTTATTTTTAGATGAAATTCATCGTTTCAATAAACTCCAGCAAGATACGTTGTTGCCGCATGTGGAAAATGGCTCTATTGTGCTTATCGGCGCTACAACTGAAAATCCTTTTCACGATGTCAATCCAGCGATTCGTTCAAGATGTGGAGAGATATTACAGCTTGAACGGTTAACGACAGTGGATGTCCTTGATTTATTAAAATTAGCGCTTACTGATGATTTACGCGGACTTGGTCACATTGCCATTGATGCGACTGACGAGCAACTCGAACGGATTGCTAATGCTTCCAACGGAGATGCAAGAAAAGCGTTAACATTACTAGAATCCGTTTACTATGCGTCAGATGAAGTAGACGGCGTAACGCAATTAAACGATAATGCGATTGATGCATTAGCAAAACGAATTGGTGTTTTTGGAGATAAAGGTGGCTCCCATTTTTACAATTTATTATCTGCATTGCAAAAATCGGTTCGTGGCAGTGACGTGAATGCGGCTCTCTATTATTTAGCGCATCTATTAGAAAATGGCGATTTAATAGCCGTTTGCAGACGTTTACTCGTCATGGCATATGAGGATGTTGGGCTAGCTAATCCAGCAGTGGGTACAAATGTACAAGCGGCAACGGAAGCAGCTGTGAAGCTCGGGCTACCTGAGGCACGCATTCCACTTGCTACTGCGGTTGTTGAAATGTGTTTATCCGATAAGTCTAACTCTGCCTATCAAGCATTAGATGCAGCGATTTCAGCGATTCATGAAGGAAAAACTGGCGCCATTCCAAACCATTTAAAAGATGCACATTATGCAGGGGCAAAGGAACTAGGACATGTCGGCTATCAGTATCCGCATGATTCGCCAATCGGGACATTTGGTGGTTGGGTTAATCAACAGTATTTACCAGATGAACTTATAAGTATGGAATTTTACAAACCAGTCATTGCTGGAGAGGAAAAACGAATGGCTGCCATCTATGAAAAATTGAAGGCATTTAAACGCTAG